A window of Streptomyces broussonetiae genomic DNA:
GCCCTCCTGGTCGAGGTCAACCCGCTGGCGAAGGTCGCCTCCGGCGACGTCATCGCCCTCGACGGCAAGGTGTCGCTCGACGACAACGCCGAGTTCCGTCACCCCGACTTCGAGGCCCTCCACGACAAGGCCGCGGCCAACCCGCTCGAGGCCGCTGCCAAGGAGAAGAACCTCAACTACGTCAAGCTCGACGGCGAGGTCGGCATCATCGGCAACGGCGCCGGTCTCGTCATGAGCACCCTGGACGTCGTCGCGTACGCCGGTGAGAAGCACGGTGGCGTCAAGCCCGCCAACTTCCTGGACATCGGCGGTGGCGCCTCCGCCCAGGTCATGGCGAACGGCCTGGAGATCATCCTGGGCGACCCGGACGTCAAGTCCGTGTTCGTGAACGTCTTCGGTGGCATCACCGCCTGTGACGAGGTCGCCAACGGCATCGTGCAGGCGCTCAAGCTCCTCGAGGACCGCGGCGAGAACGTCTCCAAGCCGCTCGTCGTCCGCCTCGACGGCAACAACGCCGAGCTGGGCCGCAAGATCCTCACCGACGCCGCCCACCCGCTGGTGCAGCGCGTCGACACCATGGACGGCGCGGCCGACAAGGCCGCCGAGCTGGCCGCCGCCAAGTAAGCACTCAGGACGAGGACACCAACACACCATGGCTATCTGGCTCAACAAGGACAGCAAGGTCATCGTCCAGGGCATGACCGGCGCCACCGGCATGAAGCACACCAAGCTCATGCTCGGCGACGGCACCGACGTCGTGGGCGGCGTGAACCCGCGCAAGGCGGGCACCACCGTGGACTTCGACGGCAAGAAGGTACCGGTCTTCGGTACGGTCGCCGAGGCCATCAAGGAGACCGGCGCGAACGTCTCCGTGATCTTCGTGCCGGAGAAGTTCACCAAGGACGCGGTCGTCGAGGCCATCGACGCCGAGATCCCGCTGGCCGTCGTGATCACCGAGGGCATCGCCGTGCACGACACGGCCGCCTTCTGGGCGTACGCCGGCAAGAAGGGCAACAAGACCCGCATCATCGGCCCGAACTGCCCCGGCATCATCACCCCGGGCCAGTCGAACGTCGGCATCATCCCGGGCGACATCACCAAGCCGGGCCGCATCGGCCTGGTCTCGAAGTCCGGCACGCTGACGTACCAGATGATGTACGAGCTGCGCGACATCGGCTTCTCGACCGCCGTCGGCATCGGTGGCGACCCGATCATCGGCACCACGCACATCGACGCCCTGGCCGCCTTCCAGGACGACCCCGACACCGAGCTGATCGTGATGATCGGTGAGATCGGCGGCGACGCCGAGGAGCGTGCCGCGGCGTTCATCAAGGAGAACGTGACCAAGCCGGTCGTCGGCTACGTCGCGGGCTTCACCGCGCCCGAGGGCAAGACCATGGGTCACGCCGGCGCCATCGTCTCCGGCTCCTCCGGCACCGCACAGGCCAAGAAGGAGGCCCTGGAGGCCGCGGGCGTCAAGGTCGGCAAGACGCCGACCGAGACGGCGAAGCTCGCCCGCGAGATCCTGGGCGGCTGAATCTCCCGGTGCGCCCATCGGCTTGCGGGCCGACCGTCGGCAGGCCCGCCCCCTGGACCGGGGGCGGGCCTGCCGCCGTTCACCCGGCCAGTGGCCGCACTCTTTCCGGCCCGCTCGACTCCGACCTGCGCAGCTTCGTCCGCAGGGTCTGTTCGTCGTGCGAGAGGGGGCCCGCTGCGGCTCGCAGCGGCACCCCCTGCACCGCCTGGGCCGGGGCGATCGGCGGCTCGTAGTGCGTCGGTGCGGTGCGCAGCGTGAGCGTGGTCGCGCCGATGATCGTCACCGTGAACGCGATCGCCGTGCGGGTCCAGAAGACGTTGCGCCGTTCGCCGACGGTACGCACCAGCGACGGCCCGGCCGCGCGCAGCCGATCGGCCGAGGCCAGTTCGAGCAGCCGCCGGTGGAGTTCGGCGGGGTCGGCCAGTTCCGGGATGCGGGCCGCCACGGCCTCGCGGGCGTGGGTCAGCCGGTTCGCCGCCGCCGGAGTGCTGGCCTCCGTCTCCGCCGCGGTCTCCGGCAGGTCGAGGCCCACCCCGTCGTACAGGACGAGTGTGCGCCGGTACGACGGCGGCAGTTCGAGTAGGGCGTGCAGCAGCGCGCGGTCGGCCGGGTCGGCGGGCGGCGGCTCCGGGTACCGGTGGCGGGGGCGGAAGCGGTGCCAGGGGGAGAGCGCACAGTCGTACGCCACGGCCCGTACCCAGCCGGCCGGATCCCGGTCCCGGGCCACGACGGGCCAGCGCTGCCAGGCCAGCTGGAAGGCCCGCTCCACGGCCTCGCGGGCCAGCTCCCGGCTCCCGCACAGCAGATAGGCCTGGCGCACGAGAGCGGGAGTGCAGAACACGTACAGCGCGTCGAAGGCCTGAGTGGGCGTCAGGTTCTCCAATGCGCAGGCAGGGGCGGGAACCCTCCGCCGGTCGCCCGCCGGTGGGGTGAGAGGTGTCAGTGCGAGGGCCGCCAGCAGTCTGGCGTACGCCTCGCCCTCGGCTCCGCCCGGGAGGCCGCGGCCGGACTCCCATGCGTGCAGCGTCGTGCGGCTGACGCCGATCCGCTCCGCGACCTGATCCAGCGTCAGCGACCGGGACTCGCGCAGGCGTCGGCGTTCCTTCGGCGGTGGCAGCGGACTGGCAGAGTTCTGCTTCGTCACCGTGCGCCCTTCCGTACGAAAAAGAACATAAACATATATTGAGCGACACTTCGGAGGTTCGCCTGTTACGACGGGAAAGCGCGTGTCGTTGGGAGCATGGCGGACGTGATCCCGATGACCGCACGCCGACCGTCGCTCCCGCTCCTGCTGGCCCGGCTGCGCGACCGCTCGCCCGGACTGGCCGCGAGCGTCCTCGGCGGCGCCGTCGCCGCCGGACTCGGGCTCGGCTCGTTCGCCGTGCTCGTGCTGGCGCTGTGGGTCAGCTCGCCGTACCCCGACAGCGGTCCGGGTGGTGCCCTGCACGTCGCCGCCGCCCTGTGGCTGCTGGCGCACGGTGTCGAACTGGTCCGCACCGACACGCTCTCCGGCGCGCCGCTGCCGATGGGCGTGACCCCGCTGCTGCTGCTCGCGCTGCCGGTGTGGCTGCTGTACCGGGCGGCCCGGGACGCCGTCGACGCGCCCGCCGACGCCGACGGACCGCCCCCGGTGCCCGCCCGCACCGCGTGGACGGGGATCGTCCTCGGCTACCTCGGGGTCGGCGGCTCGGCCGCGCTGTACTGCGCCGGCGCCGAACTGCGGCCCTCGTGGGGCTGGGTGACGGTGTGTCTGCCACTTGTCGCGGCGGGCTCCGCGGCGGCGGGGGTGTGGTCGGCGTACGGCCGGCCGCGTGAGCCGGTGCTCGGCATGCTGCGCGTGGTGCCGGGTCCGGTACGGCGCCTGGTGTTCGGTGCGGACGCACGGCCGCGGCTCGGTACGGCCGTACGGGCGGCCGGTGCGGCGACGACCGCCCTGCTGGGCGGTGGGGCGCTGCTGCTCGCGGTGTCGCTGGTGTGGCACGGCGGCGCGGCGCGGGCGTCCTTCCTCCAGTTGACGGAGGGCTGGACCGGGCGGTTCGCCGTGCTGCTGCTGGGGGTCGTCCTGATCCCCAACGCGGCGGTGTGGGCCGCCTCGTACGCCCTCGGGCCCGGCTTCGCACTCGGCGCCGGGCACGTGGTGCAGCCGTTCGCCTCGCATCCGGCCCCGCTGCTGCCGCCGTTCCCGCTGCTGGCGGCGGTGCCGGACGCGGGGCCCGGGGCGCTGCCGAACTGGGCGGCGGGGCTGGTCCC
This region includes:
- a CDS encoding cell division protein PerM, which gives rise to MADVIPMTARRPSLPLLLARLRDRSPGLAASVLGGAVAAGLGLGSFAVLVLALWVSSPYPDSGPGGALHVAAALWLLAHGVELVRTDTLSGAPLPMGVTPLLLLALPVWLLYRAARDAVDAPADADGPPPVPARTAWTGIVLGYLGVGGSAALYCAGAELRPSWGWVTVCLPLVAAGSAAAGVWSAYGRPREPVLGMLRVVPGPVRRLVFGADARPRLGTAVRAAGAATTALLGGGALLLAVSLVWHGGAARASFLQLTEGWTGRFAVLLLGVVLIPNAAVWAASYALGPGFALGAGHVVQPFASHPAPLLPPFPLLAAVPDAGPGALPNWAAGLVPVAAGVTAGWFVARGAVRRPGRGKAASARWPAAGTAAVVLLTAALCAAADALLALLAGGPLGVAALARFGPVWWQTAGAAGVWTAVFGMPVALTVRAWRLWSGRTRTGEIPAQDTGAGGRAKTAPADSGPANGLAAGAGGGEEQAAARAKAQGQAKAEDAGPGKKEKGKQDRGKQVEVVPQAPGAAEEEPYDVLPAEDPFPPDWHDDVARASRWAALKEAAAPSAPPPEPEPEPEPEPELEPEPDLTDLPPPGTPEPPDATG
- the sucC gene encoding ADP-forming succinate--CoA ligase subunit beta, with amino-acid sequence MDLFEYQARDLFAKHDVPVLAGEVIDTPEAAREITERLGGKSVVKAQVKVGGRGKAGGVKLAASADEAVARATDILGMDIKGHTVHKVMIAETAPEILEEYYVSFLLDRANRTFLSIASVEGGMEIEEVAATRPEAVAQTPINPIDGVDEAKAREIVAAAKFPAEVADQVANVLVKLWDTFIKEDALLVEVNPLAKVASGDVIALDGKVSLDDNAEFRHPDFEALHDKAAANPLEAAAKEKNLNYVKLDGEVGIIGNGAGLVMSTLDVVAYAGEKHGGVKPANFLDIGGGASAQVMANGLEIILGDPDVKSVFVNVFGGITACDEVANGIVQALKLLEDRGENVSKPLVVRLDGNNAELGRKILTDAAHPLVQRVDTMDGAADKAAELAAAK
- a CDS encoding helix-turn-helix domain-containing protein, producing MTKQNSASPLPPPKERRRLRESRSLTLDQVAERIGVSRTTLHAWESGRGLPGGAEGEAYARLLAALALTPLTPPAGDRRRVPAPACALENLTPTQAFDALYVFCTPALVRQAYLLCGSRELAREAVERAFQLAWQRWPVVARDRDPAGWVRAVAYDCALSPWHRFRPRHRYPEPPPADPADRALLHALLELPPSYRRTLVLYDGVGLDLPETAAETEASTPAAANRLTHAREAVAARIPELADPAELHRRLLELASADRLRAAGPSLVRTVGERRNVFWTRTAIAFTVTIIGATTLTLRTAPTHYEPPIAPAQAVQGVPLRAAAGPLSHDEQTLRTKLRRSESSGPERVRPLAG
- the sucD gene encoding succinate--CoA ligase subunit alpha, which translates into the protein MAIWLNKDSKVIVQGMTGATGMKHTKLMLGDGTDVVGGVNPRKAGTTVDFDGKKVPVFGTVAEAIKETGANVSVIFVPEKFTKDAVVEAIDAEIPLAVVITEGIAVHDTAAFWAYAGKKGNKTRIIGPNCPGIITPGQSNVGIIPGDITKPGRIGLVSKSGTLTYQMMYELRDIGFSTAVGIGGDPIIGTTHIDALAAFQDDPDTELIVMIGEIGGDAEERAAAFIKENVTKPVVGYVAGFTAPEGKTMGHAGAIVSGSSGTAQAKKEALEAAGVKVGKTPTETAKLAREILGG